In one window of Streptomyces roseofulvus DNA:
- a CDS encoding FAD-dependent monooxygenase, translating to MRITIVGAGIGGLATATSLHAAGFEDVTVFEAAARPRPPGFGLNVLPNAVRELAELGLLDALRHHAVQTRELVLCTPAGRLVWREDRGLSAGYRWPQLSVSHARLHAVLEAEVRHRLGDRALVTGARFTGLDDGPGGTRAVFADEGGGTRGVETDVLVGADGIHSAVRASFYPDEGPPPGNGVTMHRGTVWAPGFLTGASMTVLGDDRRRLVLYPIDRDETTGRCLVNWVAAFPDASPGGRSAADVDGLRRRLLGEFGDWSPPEVDLARLFADTERIHRYPMTDRDPLPRWTFGRATLLGDAAHAMYPAGSNGATQAVVDARVLARHLATCSDPGDALRAYEADRLPQMTELQRSNRSMGPEKVLTLAHQRAPGGFERIEDVFGAEELAEISRGYAATGKFDQDWVNSRPTLSVGPRRRPAVRREKESAE from the coding sequence ATGAGAATCACGATAGTCGGGGCCGGAATCGGCGGGCTGGCCACCGCGACGAGCCTGCACGCCGCGGGGTTCGAGGACGTCACCGTCTTCGAGGCCGCCGCCCGTCCGCGCCCGCCGGGGTTCGGTCTGAACGTCCTGCCCAACGCCGTCCGCGAACTGGCGGAGCTCGGACTCCTCGACGCGCTGCGCCACCATGCCGTGCAGACCCGGGAGCTGGTGCTGTGCACCCCGGCGGGCCGCCTGGTCTGGCGGGAGGACCGGGGGCTGTCGGCGGGTTACCGCTGGCCCCAGCTCTCGGTGTCGCACGCCCGTCTGCACGCGGTGCTGGAGGCGGAGGTACGGCACCGCCTGGGCGACCGCGCGCTCGTCACCGGCGCCCGGTTCACCGGCCTGGACGACGGGCCGGGCGGGACGCGGGCCGTCTTCGCGGACGAGGGCGGCGGCACGCGCGGAGTGGAGACGGACGTCCTGGTCGGGGCGGACGGCATCCACTCGGCCGTGCGCGCGTCCTTCTACCCGGACGAGGGCCCTCCCCCCGGCAACGGCGTGACGATGCACCGGGGGACCGTGTGGGCCCCCGGGTTCCTCACCGGGGCCTCCATGACCGTCCTCGGCGACGACCGGAGACGGCTGGTGCTGTACCCGATCGACCGGGACGAGACGACGGGCCGGTGCCTCGTCAACTGGGTCGCCGCCTTCCCGGACGCCTCCCCCGGCGGGCGCTCCGCCGCGGACGTCGACGGCCTGCGGCGACGCCTCCTGGGCGAGTTCGGCGACTGGTCGCCGCCGGAGGTGGACCTCGCCCGGCTGTTCGCGGACACCGAGCGGATCCACCGGTACCCGATGACCGACAGGGACCCGCTCCCCCGGTGGACCTTCGGCCGCGCGACCCTCCTGGGGGACGCCGCCCACGCGATGTACCCCGCCGGGTCCAACGGCGCCACCCAGGCCGTCGTCGACGCGCGGGTGCTGGCCCGGCACCTCGCCACGTGCTCCGACCCGGGCGACGCCCTGCGCGCGTACGAGGCGGACCGGCTGCCGCAGATGACGGAACTGCAGAGGAGCAACCGCTCCATGGGGCCGGAGAAGGTGCTGACGCTGGCGCACCAGCGGGCGCCGGGGGGCTTCGAGCGGATCGAGGACGTCTTCGGCGCGGAGGAGCTCGCGGAGATCTCCCGCGGCTACGCGGCGACAGGGAAGTTCGATCAGGACTGGGTCAATTCGCGGCCCACGCTCTCCGTCGGCCCGCGTCGGCGGCCGGCCGTGCGGCGCGAGAAGGAGAGTGCGGAATGA
- a CDS encoding monodechloroaminopyrrolnitrin synthase PrnB family protein, with amino-acid sequence MRSRRQLDVASEEFNAEVARLDPLHLDADLRRLPKLNETADVDALTRVLGEALPTEERVAGFTLPECLAAMRDLGMYLGSLKRHGVVAFDVLPDAGVPFELLGRRTRLIPRDTVYHYTSWNPPGERERLYTGHAMERGLIGAVRTCVPELARALEAGRSLCAADPRRSGHDDDWACLVACLGAVDATMKRVLLGVSPEFFARELRPYFEDVRVAGRLYMGPAAAHIPLFLVDVLLWASDRGGAEYLAFCDEVAAHTLPDWRDRYAEWRASPSLASRYAEALEDSLSPDETRHVQAGARALREALRTLASFRGKHLVMARRAYQEELRLYELGSGGGSTELLDEILALTRQNHAAFGPTAAR; translated from the coding sequence ATGCGTTCCCGAAGACAGCTGGACGTCGCCTCCGAGGAGTTCAACGCGGAGGTGGCACGGCTCGATCCGCTGCACCTCGACGCGGACCTGCGGCGCCTGCCCAAGCTGAACGAGACCGCGGACGTCGACGCGTTGACGCGGGTCCTCGGCGAGGCGCTCCCCACGGAGGAGCGCGTCGCGGGCTTCACGCTGCCGGAGTGCCTCGCCGCGATGCGCGACCTCGGGATGTACCTCGGCAGCCTGAAGCGGCACGGCGTGGTCGCCTTCGACGTCCTCCCGGACGCCGGGGTGCCCTTCGAACTGCTCGGCCGGCGGACGCGTCTGATACCGCGCGACACGGTCTACCACTACACGTCCTGGAACCCCCCGGGAGAGCGGGAGCGGCTCTACACCGGGCACGCGATGGAGCGCGGCCTCATCGGCGCGGTGCGGACGTGCGTACCGGAACTGGCGCGGGCTCTGGAGGCCGGCCGCTCGCTGTGCGCGGCGGATCCGCGCCGGTCCGGGCACGACGACGACTGGGCGTGCCTGGTCGCGTGCCTCGGCGCGGTCGACGCGACGATGAAGCGCGTGCTGCTGGGCGTCTCCCCCGAGTTCTTCGCCCGCGAGCTGCGGCCCTACTTCGAGGACGTCCGCGTGGCGGGCCGCCTGTACATGGGCCCGGCCGCGGCCCACATCCCCCTCTTCCTGGTCGACGTGCTGCTGTGGGCGTCGGACCGGGGCGGGGCGGAATACCTGGCGTTCTGTGACGAGGTCGCCGCGCACACGCTGCCCGACTGGCGGGACCGGTACGCGGAATGGCGGGCCTCGCCGTCCCTGGCGTCCCGTTACGCCGAGGCCCTGGAGGACTCCCTCTCCCCGGACGAGACGCGGCACGTGCAGGCCGGGGCGAGGGCTCTGCGGGAGGCGCTCAGAACGCTGGCCTCGTTCCGCGGAAAGCACCTGGTCATGGCGCGGCGCGCCTATCAGGAGGAGCTGCGGCTCTACGAACTGGGCAGCGGCGGCGGAAGCACGGAGCTCCTCGACGAGATCCTCGCCCTCACCCGGCAGAACCACGCCGCGTTCGGGCCGACCGCCGCGCGGTGA
- a CDS encoding saccharopine dehydrogenase NADP-binding domain-containing protein has protein sequence MTTRKAPVIGIIGAYGAVGRHAARSLAAEGRYRLRIGGRHTDAARAFATSLPGRAEAMWVDANNADSLVRFSEGCRTVLNCSGPAYLLVDRVRRAAFEAGADYVDVMDDGSASEPVPERTAVLSAGLSPGLSGLLPELLAHGLGSGGTFTGCYAGVGPLTRAGAVDALLSVDRGYGTPSAVWRGRVVPSALEIEPRFMVPGVSRPLTAHPFLTEELVDRARTLGLREAKWYNAFDGPTLLDTLVRSHGEHSAGLSLAARADVLVRSSALDAAGRTPYHVLWGRLDGWNQEGVPVTRAVVIRGDDAARLTGAVGAFAAAAVTNRQVLRGIHQAAAVLSPQAVVDWLRRRVPGVTVQQTTVLSPVDAPEAADPTTSGEGGPEPEAGLQ, from the coding sequence ATGACGACGCGCAAGGCGCCCGTGATCGGCATCATCGGGGCGTACGGCGCGGTCGGCCGGCACGCGGCCCGCAGCCTCGCCGCCGAAGGCCGGTACCGGCTCCGGATCGGCGGGCGTCACACGGACGCGGCGCGCGCCTTCGCGACCTCGCTGCCCGGGCGCGCCGAGGCCATGTGGGTGGACGCGAACAACGCCGACAGCCTGGTCCGCTTCAGCGAGGGCTGCCGTACCGTCCTCAACTGTTCGGGCCCCGCCTACCTGCTGGTCGACCGGGTCCGCCGGGCGGCCTTCGAGGCCGGGGCGGACTACGTGGACGTCATGGACGACGGCAGTGCGTCCGAGCCGGTGCCGGAGCGCACCGCGGTCCTGTCGGCCGGGCTGTCCCCGGGACTCTCCGGGCTTCTGCCCGAACTGCTGGCGCACGGTCTGGGCAGCGGTGGGACGTTCACGGGCTGCTACGCGGGGGTGGGGCCGCTGACCCGCGCCGGGGCGGTGGACGCCCTGCTGAGCGTCGACCGCGGCTACGGCACCCCGTCGGCGGTGTGGCGGGGGCGGGTGGTGCCCTCGGCGCTGGAGATCGAGCCGCGCTTCATGGTGCCCGGGGTGTCGCGGCCGCTCACGGCGCATCCGTTCCTGACGGAGGAGCTGGTGGACCGGGCGCGGACGCTCGGTCTGCGGGAGGCGAAGTGGTACAACGCCTTCGACGGACCCACGCTGCTCGACACCCTGGTCCGGTCGCACGGTGAGCACTCGGCCGGGCTGAGCCTCGCGGCCAGGGCCGACGTGCTGGTGCGTTCCAGCGCGCTCGACGCGGCCGGCCGCACCCCGTACCACGTGCTGTGGGGACGTCTGGACGGCTGGAACCAGGAGGGCGTCCCGGTCACCCGGGCGGTGGTGATCCGCGGCGACGACGCCGCGCGGCTGACCGGGGCGGTCGGGGCGTTCGCCGCGGCCGCGGTGACCAACCGGCAGGTGCTGCGCGGGATCCACCAGGCCGCGGCGGTGCTGTCGCCGCAGGCCGTGGTCGACTGGCTGCGGCGCCGCGTCCCGGGGGTGACGGTGCAGCAGACCACCGTCCTGTCCCCCGTGGACGCGCCGGAGGCGGCCGACCCGACGACGTCCGGGGAGGGCGGGCCGGAGCCGGAGGCAGGGCTTCAGTGA